ctaatttattaccgacaaaataaaatcgtGTATGTTTCAAATCATCTGTACTAATGTGTTGTAATGCATCAGGTAACCAATGTTCATAGGAGCCTTTGAATGAAGCATAATCTGTTAGATCATATGTTAAAAATACACCATTTGTATTCTTATATAAAGAAGGAAACATTGCATTTCTATAACGTTCTTGGCCTGCTGTATCCCATAGGAtacatttaaaatatttattatccaAATTGATTAGTTCGGATTTAATATCAACACCAATAGTTGATCTAGTATCTATAATTAAATCTTCGTTTTGATTGGAATGATTAAGGTATTGTGATAAATCATCTAGAGGTGATATCATACTTATAGTGGAAGTATTAATCTCatcattactattattaaattcaaaatctGAGTCCAATACTTGAAGatcatttatattcttGTCGTCAttataatcaattaatgaacttgtttctaaataaaaattattactattggaattattaattaattcatcatttgtattaatactatttggtcttgaatttttaaataattcttcataatCAGTTAAACTATAACGTTTTAATTGATGTTCTGTTGgtaaatctttatttttcatttttcttctcttacgtttttttttccttagTATggaattttctaaattattatcttttgaatCTATGAGCAATTTATACTGTGACCTTGTCATGAATTCATCGAAATAACTCATTATCATCGCTGTCTTACCAATCCCTGCATCtccaattaataataattttactaTAGCtgcattttcaattgaattagaGCTTGCATTGAAATCCAACGGGTTTAAGAATTGATCATTATTTTGTGTCGGTACACGATAAATTGGAGAAggtattaaattaaaagattttcTGTTGGGAGAACTCAATCTTCTCTGGTTAATTAAATCACCATAATGTAAATCTGGTGTTGATTtcgaatttaaatttgatcGGAGAGAATAACGAATTAATGAATGTCTTTTAGATGAACATCTTGTTGTTGTTTGAGAATCATTCAAGTTCAAGTTCAAGttcaaattttcattagatgatgaagaatcaACATTTTGATTTACTAACGTATCTTGACGTAAAGGAGATGGGTTTAATGCTAATGAAGCTggaatattaatagaatatctttttaattttgttgaTTCTTTATCAACTATTGTCATTGTTTCTATGTGGTAGGTAATTGTGTATTTGTGAGGAATCTGATGAAATTAAGAATGTAATTATGGATTAAGAAtgtttaaaacaattaaattttaaatacaCCAAtgttataataaattacaatGGTAGCTTACttgttattttatttattttttttttctcaaaGGAATGAATAATTAATGTTGACACAGGTATATATCCAGaacaacaaaataaatgcttagcaaaaaaataatatgcCAATCAGTCTTACTGTTgaattgtttttcttttttttagtcTTAAAACTaagatcaaaaaaaataaaataaataaaacaatcAAAACAAGAAttgttttgtaatttaCCTATAGAAAATTCGGGAATCAAGATCATTTTTTTAGGAATGGAAACCGAATATTAAACATTTTCCTAACGCgtttttttaacaaaattcGAAAATGACACGAAAGCAGCTGGGGAAAAAATAACCACTCCAAGCAAGATTAGGTGACGTGGAGTATTTATTACCTgtatataaaatatctataaattttgaataagTCTACAATTATTTCTTGGAGACTAGCAAAGCAGTATTCTCTAAAGAAACCGACTTCTCCACGTATCTGATCAATTCTACATTGTGTGTATTGTCTAGAATACTCTTCACAAATAAGAAACGACCATAATCTATAATACCTCTTGCAATCAATCCTATTTCTTCTCTTTCCTCATAACCAAGGTCTGTGAAATGTGTAGTTTCATCTTCGTTATTACGCTTACCAGAAGTAGCCCAAGATACAATTTTTGTTAGagcaaaaaataattcattatagGATAATTTCCTTTGTTCATCTTTTTGTAATGATAAtactttttcaataataaaatctgGATTGATATAATCGTCAGGGTTACAAATGTGCCTACAACACATTGCGATACAAATCCCATTTGGGTTGACactgttattatttaccAATAAACAACGCAAAGTCAAATCTGTAGCAACTCCACATAAATGTTTTGAAACTGAAGTATAAGGCAAATTGTCATGTAACAAAGGATTCACTTTTAAATCCTTGATATCTATTCGTAGACGATCCTTTTGCATATGTATCAATTTACTATCgaatttatttctattagGAGCTCTATCAATTAATATACAATGCTGCTTTCCCGATGGAGGCTTATTGTTCACAAGAGAATCGTGAATATATCTTGTGAATTCTGCTCTACCACAACCAAACTCAATTAATCCAAAAGACAATAGATTCTCTGATTGAAGAATACCACGATCCAACATATTTTGAATCAAAGAAGACTGCTGAATGGCGTGCTTTCTggttttttcattttctaattggACATATCTATTATCGATCATGAATTGATTTTCTCTTTTATCCAATTTCCAAACCCCATTACAATTTGGATGTAAATTTTGATCTAAATAAGCTTTTAAGATTGGGATGGTAGCAATAATCAATTCATGTTCTCTCTCTAGAGAAATGTCTTTCTTATTAAACCGATTCTCTTTATTACCCAAGTTAAGatcttgtaaataataacattgaTTATCGTTAgaatgaattaatttatttttgttacaTTTTTTCACATGCTTGTTCAATTGGTACTCATAAATGGTATGATTTGGGTCCAACGGACATggtattctttttttcaaattttccTTGGCTTCTTGAGGATCAAGTTTCGAATGTTCTACACaatatttcatattcttCTTTCTCATCATTCCACAGGTACGTTTTTTACGTTCTATGAAATACTGGCACAGCAAGATCTCATTCTTCATGGACTTCACACTAACCTCTTCTTCCACTACAGACCCTTGCTCATTAGCACCACCATCCATGTTTGTAGACACTACAGTATCAACTTTTTGTTTCTTAACTGGCGGAGTTTCCATTATCTGAGATGCCATCTTATACTAATGTATCTATagcatttattttttcctaTATATGGCTcttcactttttttttttcaataagcttaaattttactttttttctcttttctttttttgacCATCGTCACACCCGTACACCCTCTGGAACTTCCACCTGTACACCATTCATTCTCATCCGTGCACCCCCATCTTTGGATTTCTCGGCTTTAGAGTCTTTCACCGATTTCCATGCCCCCATTTTCCCCACAACAGAACTCCGTGCGCCGTTCCTGTGGCTGCCTCGGCGGTCACGCTAGCCTGCGCATTCTCTCTGAATAAGGTTTTTGTCCTATTACCAATAGTCTTGCGGACCAATGGGGACACGGGATCAATGGGATTTCATTAAAAGGACCATCGGAACCTGAGTCTCATCACTTTATATTAAAGGGCTTGACATATATAAACATAgtttaaaataatcaatagGGATCCTGATTAATAACTtctcttttattttctttcgTTCTGTTACATTCCATTCTTCTTAATCCCTTAATATAAGTGACTTCTCCAATTACGTTTAAGCCATATCTATACACcgataaaaatattatacatTTATTTCTCTATAAATACACTCAACTATGCCAGTTCCAACTAACACAAACGCAAACGCTTCTAACCAACCACCTCTAACTTTAACTGTTATTGGTGCTGCTGGTGGGATTGGTCAATCATTATCTCTATTGTTGAAAACTTCCAATTATCCAACGACTAGACCTGTCAATgtgaatttatttgatgtcAATACTACGGGATTAAATGGTGTAGCTACTGATTTATCACATATGAATACCCAAGCCAATGTGAAAGCTTGCCATTCTTTACAAGATGCCGTTACAGATGCTGATCTCATTGTTATTGTAGCCGGTGTTCCAAGAAAACCAGGTATGACAAGAGAcgatttatttaatatcaatgctggtataataaaaaatattgccACAAATATTCGTCAATATTCCAGGAATTTAGATACATCGTTGTTTACACTTTTAATATCGAACCCAGTAAATTCTTTACTTCCTGTACTCAATAATGTCTTACCCTCTCATGCTCATTCAAGATGTTTAGGGATAACtaatttagatttaatCAGAGCTTCTGAATTCCTTTCGGAATTATTAGATACTCAAGAAAAACAGAATATTCCAGTTATTGGTGGACATTCAGGTAATACTATAGTTCCATGTTTTTCTTATTCTAAAGATTATGCAAAGTTGTCCAAGGATCAAATAGATAGTTTGATTCACAGAGTTCAATACGGTGGTGATGAAGTTGTTCAAGCTAAAAATGGCCAAGGTTCTGCTACACTATCCATGGCATTTGCCGCCTTTAAAGTCATTCAATTGTTAGTCCCATTAGtcttaaagaaaatagatTATGTAGAGGGTGCTTTCTATTTGGAATTACAAAATGATATCTTAGGTTCTGTGAAATTAAGAAACTTGTTGAACGAGCCagaattgaattattttgcTGCACCTTGCAAGATTAACTACACAGGGACTTATTTAATCgattattcaataattaatgGGTTAAaccaatttgaaaaagatgtTCTATTACCAAAGgcaattgatgaattaaaagGCAACGCTCAAAAGGGTGAACGCTATTAACTGCAATATTTCGTGATTTGTGTTATGTTCCTTCACAATTATTCTTTtccatatttttaatatctatattttttttttcatatattcTTCAGTttacatatttattattccCTTTTGTCCGTTtgtaattataatatattccggttttcctttttctcctaaatttattataagcTTACTTTTGAATATCTCCCCATTAGACCGGGACTTACCAAAAAAGGTAATATTCGgagtttttttattaatattctgtataaatattgatttacTATACACACAtacacacatatatatatatatatatatctacatatatatattaaattttagCATGTGCAagttttatttcattttttccAACGTGATAGCGCCGCACGTGAACTAAGGTTTTAATTACCCTGAATTCATCTCGgaatttttctcttttagTTAATAATGCGCCACATTCGAAAAgcatttatattaataatggaatTTTGGGTCCAAGGGAGTTTACATACTTgaatagatatatatgatTTATCACTAACACACATACACAtacacacatatatatatacactCACTCACAATCAAACTACTATATCAGATCACAGTATTAAATAGCACACATCACTCGAATTTTCCAggttcaaaaaaaaagaagaatatatatatatatatataaatataaaataatccATCAAAAATGAAAGACGACAATGCTCCTCCAGCTTATCAAGCTACAGACCCGGAGGCTCAAGGGTTAAACAGTCAACAACCCTTTATGGCTCCAACGAATAACACAAATAATAGTCCCTTTGCCACTTCAGATGATTTCGACTATTCCACCAAAATTGCTTCATGTTCTCCCAAAGTCCGTAAGAATTTCCAAGCAAAAGTTTATACCATCTTATCATcacaattattattaacattaTCTTTGGGATGTGCCACCtataaatttgaaactatgaaatatttcttcCAAACACATATAGGATTTTTTTACCTATGTATGTTTGTCTCTTTAATAGCATGTTTTTGGATAGCTTTGTCTCCCAACCCAGATGATTATTTAAGTGATTTACAAGAAAGTACAAACCAATTCGATTtaacttcaaataatttaccatGGTATGTCTTATCCAAGAGAGGTCAACAGATTTTACTTGGGATCTTTACTTTAGCAGAAGCTTACACTTTGACTACAGTGACTTTAATGTATGATCAGCAGACTGTTTTATCTGCCATcctaataacaacaatgGTCGTCTTAGCAGTGACCATGCTAGCAGTATCCGACAGATTCCAAATGTGTTTTGAAACTATGAATTCCATCTATTATTGGATGTATGGTGCAGTTTGGTTATTGATTGCTATTGGgttttcttcatttatCTTTGGTTGGAATTCCAAGATGAATTTGATATATGGTTGGCTAGGTGCTATTGTTTTCaccatttatttattcGTTGATACTCAGTTGATCTTCAGAAAAGTCAGTTTAGGAGATGAGATTAAATGTGCCATGATGCTATATCTAgatatcattaatttattcttatcaatattaaGAATCTTATCCAATTCTTCCGACGACTAATTAAACTTGTAATTGCACATTCTCACccatatataaaaataaatatatatatttgtatctATCATTTTATATACAGAGCCTTCACTCTGTTTTTCCTTATTTTAGTGTTTTGTCAAATTATATATCCTTAATTAAATACATTGAAACCATCTACTAATCTTCCAATTTACTTTAACTCTTACCTAGTACTTTCCTTAATACCCTTTACagtaaattttaatttactCTGGAGCTCCCTTTTTCCATAAGTAATAGTCTTCTGTTTTCAGTATTGTTTTGAGGTGAAAGATTCAG
The window above is part of the Henningerozyma blattae CBS 6284 chromosome 2, complete genome genome. Proteins encoded here:
- the TBLA0B08630 gene encoding uncharacterized protein (similar to Saccharomyces cerevisiae MDH2 (YOL126C); ancestral locus Anc_3.45), which codes for MPVPTNTNANASNQPPLTLTVIGAAGGIGQSLSLLLKTSNYPTTRPVNVNLFDVNTTGLNGVATDLSHMNTQANVKACHSLQDAVTDADLIVIVAGVPRKPGMTRDDLFNINAGIIKNIATNIRQYSRNLDTSLFTLLISNPVNSLLPVLNNVLPSHAHSRCLGITNLDLIRASEFLSELLDTQEKQNIPVIGGHSGNTIVPCFSYSKDYAKLSKDQIDSLIHRVQYGGDEVVQAKNGQGSATLSMAFAAFKVIQLLVPLVLKKIDYVEGAFYLELQNDILGSVKLRNLLNEPELNYFAAPCKINYTGTYLIDYSIINGLNQFEKDVLLPKAIDELKGNAQKGERY
- the TRM13 gene encoding tRNA:m4X modification enzyme (similar to Saccharomyces cerevisiae TRM13 (YOL125W); ancestral locus Anc_3.46); protein product: MKNEILLCQYFIERKKRTCGMMRKKNMKYCVEHSKLDPQEAKENLKKRIPCPLDPNHTIYEYQLNKHVKKCNKNKLIHSNDNQCYYLQDLNLGNKENRFNKKDISLEREHELIIATIPILKAYLDQNLHPNCNGVWKLDKRENQFMIDNRYVQLENEKTRKHAIQQSSLIQNMLDRGILQSENLLSFGLIEFGCGRAEFTRYIHDSLVNNKPPSGKQHCILIDRAPNRNKFDSKLIHMQKDRLRIDIKDLKVNPLLHDNLPYTSVSKHLCGVATDLTLRCLLVNNNSVNPNGICIAMCCRHICNPDDYINPDFIIEKVLSLQKDEQRKLSYNELFFALTKIVSWATSGKRNNEDETTHFTDLGYEEREEIGLIARGIIDYGRFLFVKSILDNTHNVELIRYVEKSVSLENTALLVSKK
- the BXI1 gene encoding Bxi1p (similar to Saccharomyces cerevisiae YNL305C; ancestral locus Anc_3.44); translation: MKDDNAPPAYQATDPEAQGLNSQQPFMAPTNNTNNSPFATSDDFDYSTKIASCSPKVRKNFQAKVYTILSSQLLLTLSLGCATYKFETMKYFFQTHIGFFYLCMFVSLIACFWIALSPNPDDYLSDLQESTNQFDLTSNNLPWYVLSKRGQQILLGIFTLAEAYTLTTVTLMYDQQTVLSAILITTMVVLAVTMLAVSDRFQMCFETMNSIYYWMYGAVWLLIAIGFSSFIFGWNSKMNLIYGWLGAIVFTIYLFVDTQLIFRKVSLGDEIKCAMMLYLDIINLFLSILRILSNSSDD
- the YPT11 gene encoding Rab family GTPase YPT11 (similar to Saccharomyces cerevisiae YPT11 (YNL304W); ancestral locus Anc_3.47), which codes for MTIVDKESTKLKRYSINIPASLALNPSPLRQDTLVNQNVDSSSSNENLNLNLNLNDSQTTTRCSSKRHSLIRYSLRSNLNSKSTPDLHYGDLINQRRLSSPNRKSFNLIPSPIYRVPTQNNDQFLNPLDFNASSNSIENAAIVKLLLIGDAGIGKTAMIMSYFDEFMTRSQYKLLIDSKDNNLENSILRKKKRKRRKMKNKDLPTEHQLKRYSLTDYEELFKNSRPNSINTNDELINNSNSNNFYLETSSLIDYNDDKNINDLQVLDSDFEFNNSNDEINTSTISMISPLDDLSQYLNHSNQNEDLIIDTRSTIGVDIKSELINLDNKYFKCILWDTAGQERYRNAMFPSLYKNTNGVFLTYDLTDYASFKGSYEHWLPDALQHISTDDLKHTRFYFVGNKLDLTVSTKKKNNSDRRKVHQEDILNAIDFIKKKYELTIAGYFEVTCKIPHIVRNTFTDIIRDLIENSCFEDNSTAIDTDSSAPDLILNSKMYDLERSYSNESPSSSSSESDKEADSTLNLYTESSFESSQIDISKEANLLRQNSMNTNEDFKLNKTNVKERRKNTKLKRNKSKKSNKAKYKSRNNNKSKQNIDLTKPKIIPNEHYFISIFKVAANCCF